The genomic interval gacttacgcagatcaagttttgatggcatgatttgcacacctggacctatttgaacaacttagggtgagtacaacttttttctttggcattgttgaaggaatgttcaccggaaaaagacgttgactttgcttgctattgcgacttgatcttgaattggtttatttcaatggaagcacaagaatcgtagctttccaacgatgtataacatgtgtagcgtctaaaaaatatattttttagaatttagtgcgtcgtaactgaggaagggggaggcagcatttttgtctcgcgagcgaaacaggagcgtaaacaggttaacatCCATCAAACCTATCCCCTGAAAcatgaccccctgacccctgatccGGGACCCGAAAGTTTGATGGTTGAAAAGAGATCAGTCTCACCTAGAGTCACGTTGCTGGAACCCGCCACCACCACAACATCGTTGAACGTACACCCAGTACCTCCGCAGTCATGGCAGGGGCTCCCCGAGTCACAACCGCGGCCCCTCACAACCGAAATGGTGGTGTTTGTCATGGCAACCAGGACCATGTCCACTCCTTCCCTCTCGTCGGAAGCCCCTCCCCCTTGGGGTTTCTTGGCATCATCCGTGCCTGGACAAATTCCTggcccctcttccttctcctcctcttcctccagatcctcctccctcttcatctccagACTGAAACTGAGGAGGGTTGATTCTTTGAAGAAGGGGCAGAGAGAGCCCCTGTCTGGGCAGGTTAGGGTCGGACAGCCAGTATCACTGTTGGGGTGACCTTGGTGGACTGTCTGGAGCCAAGAGGGGTTAGGAGGATCAAGGTTGAGGCAGTGTAGATAGACAGAgggatatctctctctctctctctctctctctctctctctctctctctctctctctctctctctctctctcctctgcctcctgagGGTTTTTTCCAAGAGTGACTCACCAGTATGGGGGCTTCCTCAATCAGCATGTCTGCAAACCCCTCTGGTGTGATGTCCTGCAGACTCACCCCGTTCATCGTCAGAATCTTGTCACccttcctaacacacacaccaggggcacAGCCAGAAtagcattttttgggggggtcccaTCTTAAAATGATATGTACAAATCTATCTGTCAGTTTATCGATCTATCtctaactatctctctctctctgtatatatgtacatataaaatttcatttttcattgttcatttcatttttattgTAAGCAAtcagaaatatgtgtgtgtgggggggatatgTAAATGAGGCCCCATGGTGGCTACTCTACtgccctagacacacacacatgcacatatacacacatgcataaatgcatgcaaacacacacacacgtgtacacacacacacacacaaatacacacacacatgtacagacacacacacacacacgtgtacagacacacacacacacacatgtacagacacacacaaacacacacacacgtgtacagacacacaatatGGTGTCTCACCTGCTTTAACAGTAGCATTATTGAACACGTTTATATATGAATAAACTAATGTGTGGATAACAAGAGACATGAATGGTGAGCCCATATGAACATCTGTCCTACCTAGCAAAtgctccaactcctcctcctcttgtcttCAGGACCGACTCCACCTCGTAGCAGTGCTTCCCATCCTGCAGGGTGTGACTGATGGACACCCCTCCCTGGACAGACTGTGCAAAGTCCTTCCCAAATGAAAGACATAATGTCCATTAACCAGAGAACCGGCTGGTGAAAGCTCTTCCCTCTCACGTTGCTTTACTGTCGCGCCATCTGACAACAGAATAATATGGTCTAGACAGAGGTGAAATCACGAAGAGCGAGAGGATGggaaggcagaggagaagaggagaaaaggagaggagaagagaaaagaggagagtggagaggagaaagaggagaggagaggagagaagaagaaaaaggagagaaaagtaAAGAAAGCAACAGAAAGGAGACTGGAGAGGTCTTCTTCCCCACCTTGGTCTCCATGTTGTCACTCTTCAGAGAGGTCGTCTGGGTAGCGAGGTCTGCTTCGTCCTTTTAACCGCTTGTTGTGTGGTGTTGACACAACACAGCGACGTCTGCTCTCAATGCCAACCCCCAGATCAGAGAGGAACAAAGACTTTAGTGACAGGGGGAAGTTGGAGCAGGGGGAACTGCAGGACAATCGTCAAATTGCAGAAGTGAAATTGAACACGATAAATGTTTATGAACGGTCAATGGTTCAAAACAGAACCAGGAGATTTGATAAACAAATGACTGGTCATATGGGGCAGATGATATCAGACACAACCCATTCACACGtacacctccttcctctccatcaCTCATTGATCAAGTGTGGTCAGCCCAGAATTGCGTTGCGAGTCGGCACAGTCCCTTTCCCAGCAGGCGTCATACAGGAAGCTTGAAGCTTAAGAAGCTTAATCTTTGCACTTCTGAGGCACCCAACACccttctcacttcctctccccgACTAGTCTCTCtttaagccacacacacacacaaagacacagtctgtggatgtgtgtgtgtgtatgttctgaaATCCCAAACTATAAACACctgtacaacccccccccccccacaacctgTACAACTTCTTCATTTCAAAACGTTTTTATGACTGCAAGGTCTTGAGCACaatggtctctctgtgtgtgtgtgtgtgtgtgtgtgtgtgtgtgtgtgtgtgtgtgtgtgtgtgtgtgtgtgtgtgaaagagagtgagaaagatatgggaaaatgtgtccaaacttttgactggtactgtatatacatatttacatttacatttatgcatttagcagacttcaaagcgacttccaagagagggctttacaaaagagcataggtcactgatcataacaacgagatagccccaaacattgcgagcagccaaaacatgaagcatacattgtggaaaaccaaataagtgccaaagggaagaaacataagagcatgcagttattacaattgaacaacatgaaactccccacaagagtgcaatagtgtacctgtagaaaaaaatatatacatacatacatacatacattattGGTTAAAAGTTTTAGAACACTGAAATTGttagttaaaaaaaaattctcctCCAGAAAAACTGGAggataaaaaaaggttttggttACCAAACACAGGTGTCCGGTGACTGTTGTTGATTACTTACATACCCTCTGAGCTGTATAAAACAACATTATAACATTATAACCCTGAAAGGTGTAGGTCTTTCCTTCATAGAAAGAAAGGCAAGGTTTCACTGAGTACGGTTTCCTACACCACCACAAAGGACTTACTGGAGGAAACTCTGACAGGAAGAGTACTGGTAGACCCCAATACCAAGAGAATCAGAAGTCAATagcttacagttaggtccataaatatttggacattgacacaattttcatcattttggctctgtataccaccacaatggatttgaaatgaaacaatcaagatgtgctttaagtgcagactttcagctttaatttcagagtatttacatccaaatcaggtgaacggtgtaggaattacaacacattttatatgtgccccccccctttttaagggaccaaaaataattggacaaactaacataatcataaatctaattgtcacttttaatacttgcttgcaaatcctttgcagtcaatgacagcctgaagtctggaacccatagacatcaccagacgccgggtttcgtccctggtgatgctctgccaggcctctactgcaactgtcttcagtttctgcttgttcttggggcattttcccttcagttttgtctttagcaagtgaaatgcatgctcaattggatttaggtcaggtgattgacttggccattgcagaacattccacttctttgccttaaaaaactctttggttgctttcgcagtatgcttcgggtcattgtccatctgcactgtgaagcgccgtcctatgagttctgaagcatttggctgaatctgagcagataatattgccagaaacacttcagaattcatcctactgcttttgtcagcagtcacatcatcgataaatacaagggaaccagttccattggcagccatacatgcccacgccataacactacctccaccatgcttcactgatgaggtggtatgctttggatcatgagcagttccttcccttctccatactcttctcttcccatcattctggtacaagttgatcttggtctcatctgtccataggatgttgttccagaactgtacagagtcttttagatgttttttggcaaactctaatctggtcttcctgtttttgagactcaccaatggttcacatcttgtggtgaaccctctgtatttactctggtgaagtcttctcttaatttttgactttgacacagatacgcctacctcctggagagtgttcttgatctggccaactgttgtgaaggggtttttcttcaccagggaaagaattcttctgtcatccacc from Osmerus eperlanus chromosome 21, fOsmEpe2.1, whole genome shotgun sequence carries:
- the il1fma gene encoding interleukin-1 family member A, whose product is METKDFAQSVQGGVSISHTLQDGKHCYEVESVLKTRGGGVGAFARKGDKILTMNGVSLQDITPEGFADMLIEEAPILTVHQGHPNSDTGCPTLTCPDRGSLCPFFKESTLLSFSLEMKREEDLEEEEEKEEGPGICPGTDDAKKPQGGGASDEREGVDMVLVAMTNTTISVVRGRGCDSGSPCHDCGGTGCTFNDVVVVAGSSNVTLVARGGESFKKLERDRKNICIEHLNTHFYLRKSCPKSSPYMSPNPEKMTIYYYASDSVDGTFKGMPVALNFTDSNCYLKCSKESDRVSLCIETCDKKELKMIPPGDQDALGFLFYMKAASVRSLLKFESVAFPGWFIHTNSRSGELAPSAQVKQMEKGQEKEALFFFLIKNN